The proteins below are encoded in one region of Equus przewalskii isolate Varuska chromosome 1, EquPr2, whole genome shotgun sequence:
- the KLHDC2 gene encoding kelch domain-containing protein 2 — protein MADGNEDARADDLPGPAYEGFEGLELACPAERSGHVAVGDGRHMFVWGGYKSNQVRGLYDFYLPREELWIYNMETGRWKKINTEGDVPPSMSGSCAVCVDRVLYLFGGHHSRGNTNKFYMLDSRSTDRVLQWERIDCQGIPPSSKDKLGVWVYKNKLIFFGGYGYLPEDKVLGTFEFDETSFWNSSHPRGWNDHVHILDTETFIWSQPLTTGKAPSPRAAHACATVGNKGFVFGGRYRDARMNDLHYLNLDTWEWNELIPQGICPVGRSWHSLTPVSSDHLFLFGGFTTDKQPLSDAWTYCISKNEWIQFNHPYTEKPRLWHTACASDEGEVIVFGGCANNLLVHHRAAHSNEILIFSVQPKSLVRLSLEAVICFKEMLANSWNCLPKHLLHSVNQRFGSNNTCGS, from the exons ATGGCCGACGGCAACGAGGACGCGCGGGCGGACGACCTGCCGGGCCCGGCCTACGAGGGCTTCGAGGGCCTGGAGCTCGCCTGCCCCGCCGAGCGCAGCGGCCACGTAGCCGTGGGCGACGGGCGCCACATGTTCGTGTGGGGCGGCTACAAG aGTAATCAAGTCAGAGGATTATATGACTTTTATCTGCCTAGAGAAGAACTATGGATCTACAACATGGAGACTGGAAGATG gaaaaaaatcaacactgAAGGTGACGTTCCTCCTTCCATGTCAGGAAGCTGTGCTGTGTGTGTGGACAGGGTGCTGTACTTGTTTGGAGGACACCACTCAAGAGGCAACACGAATAAG TTCTACATGCTGGATTCAAGGTCTACAGACAGAGTATTACAGTGGGAAAGAATTGATTGCCAAGGAATTCCTCCATCGTCAAAGGACAAACTTGGTGTCTGGGTCTATAAAAACAA GTTAATATTTTTTGGAGGGTATGGATATTTACCTGAAGATAAAGTATTGGGAACTTTTGAATTTGATGAAACATCTTTTTGG aATTCAAGTCATCCAAGAGGATGGAATGATCATGTACATATTTTAGACACTGAAACATTTATCTGGAGCCAGCCTCTCACTACT GGTAAAGCACCTTCACCTCGTGCGGCCCACGCCTGTGCAACTGTTGGAAACAAAGGCTTTGTGTTTGGAGGCAGATATCGA GATGCTAGAATGAATGACCTTCACTATCTTAATCTGGATACATGGGAGTGGAATGAATT AATTCCGCAAGGCATATGTCCAGTTGGCCGGTCTTGGCACTCACTCACACCAGTTTCTTCagatcatctctttctctttggaggATTTACCACTGATAAACAGCCACTAA GTGATGCCTGGACTTACTGCATCAGTAAAAATGAATGGATACAGTTTAATCATCCCTATACTGAAAAACCAAG ATTATGGCATACAGCTTGTGCCAGTGATGAAGGAGAAGTAATTGTTTTTGGCGGGTGTGCCAATAACCTTCTTGTCCATCACAGAGCT GCACACAGTAATGAAATACTTATATTTTCAGTTCAACCAAAATCTCTTGTAAG GCTAAGTTTAGAAGCCGTCATTTGCTTTAAAGAAATGTTAGCCAACTCTTGGAACTGCCTTCCAAAACACTTACTTCACAGTGTTAACCAGAGGTTTGGTAGTAACAACACTTGTGGATCTTAA